One window of the Chryseobacterium sp. CY350 genome contains the following:
- a CDS encoding Tex family protein → MTTTQFIQSTLNISDKSINATLKLLSEDCTIPFISRYRKDATGNLDEIQIEQISKLNKQFDEIVKRKESILKSIEEQNALSSELKLRINESFDIQELEDLYLPFKKRRKTKADAAKEKGLEPLAKIIMSQKANDIQHLASKYLNDQVLSEDEALQGARDIMAEWINENMYVRKNLRRLFQRKAVITSKVVKAKKDDEGAQKFSQYFEWEESLSRTPSHRLLAMLRAEAEGFVKTNIDIDKDEAIDFIENAIIKSKNESSEQIFLAIKDSYKRLLEPAISNETLQEAKEKADKKAIEIFSENLSQLLLAPPLGEKRILAIDPGYKSGCKVVCIDEKGDLLHNETLYPHAPQNESGMAMKKIRSMVNAYNIQAISIGNGTASRETEFFIKKIAFDKPLQVFVVSEAGASVYSASKIARDEFPSYDVTVRGAVSIGRRLADPLAELVKIDAKSIGVGQYQHDVDQTQLKNELDSTVMKCVNSVGINLNTASKSLLSYVSGIGEKMAENIVNYRAENGAFEDRKQLKKVPRLGEKAYQQAAAFIRITNAKNPLDNSAVHPEAYGIIEKMAKDLSIKTNELIANKEKIAQIDPEKYTNETIGILGIKDILKELEKPGLDPRKAAKVFEFDPNVKSIKNLKTGMILPGIINNITAFGCFVDLGIKESGLVHISQLKEGYVSDVNEVVKLHQHVQVKVTEVDEARKRIQLSMIL, encoded by the coding sequence ATGACGACTACACAGTTTATACAATCTACACTCAATATATCCGATAAAAGTATTAATGCTACCCTAAAATTACTTTCAGAAGACTGCACCATTCCTTTTATTTCGCGTTACCGAAAAGATGCAACAGGAAATCTGGATGAAATACAGATCGAACAGATTTCGAAACTCAATAAACAGTTTGATGAAATTGTAAAACGCAAAGAGAGCATTTTAAAATCTATTGAAGAGCAGAATGCCTTATCCTCTGAATTAAAACTTAGAATAAATGAAAGTTTTGACATTCAGGAACTGGAAGATCTGTATCTGCCTTTCAAAAAACGCAGAAAAACAAAAGCTGATGCTGCCAAAGAGAAAGGTTTGGAACCTTTAGCTAAAATTATCATGAGCCAAAAAGCAAATGACATTCAACATTTGGCATCAAAATATCTGAACGATCAGGTCTTATCTGAAGACGAAGCATTGCAGGGCGCAAGAGACATCATGGCAGAATGGATCAATGAAAATATGTACGTCCGTAAAAACCTCCGCCGACTTTTTCAGCGAAAAGCAGTCATCACTTCAAAAGTGGTAAAAGCTAAAAAAGATGACGAAGGCGCACAAAAGTTTTCGCAGTATTTTGAATGGGAAGAAAGTCTCAGCAGAACGCCATCACACAGGCTTTTAGCAATGCTCAGAGCCGAAGCGGAAGGTTTTGTGAAAACAAATATTGACATTGATAAAGATGAAGCGATTGATTTTATTGAAAATGCTATCATTAAATCAAAAAATGAAAGCTCCGAACAGATTTTTTTAGCTATAAAAGATTCCTATAAACGACTTTTGGAACCGGCAATTTCTAACGAAACATTACAGGAAGCCAAAGAAAAAGCAGATAAAAAAGCAATCGAGATCTTTTCTGAAAACCTGAGTCAGCTTCTACTCGCTCCGCCTTTGGGAGAAAAAAGAATTCTTGCGATTGATCCCGGTTATAAAAGTGGTTGCAAAGTAGTCTGCATCGACGAAAAAGGAGATCTACTCCATAATGAAACGCTTTATCCGCATGCACCTCAGAATGAAAGCGGAATGGCAATGAAGAAAATCCGCTCGATGGTGAATGCATACAATATCCAGGCAATATCGATCGGAAACGGAACTGCAAGTCGCGAAACTGAATTTTTCATTAAAAAAATCGCTTTTGATAAGCCTTTGCAGGTTTTTGTAGTTTCTGAAGCCGGAGCTTCGGTTTATTCTGCAAGTAAAATTGCGAGGGATGAATTTCCTAGTTATGATGTGACCGTTCGTGGTGCAGTTTCCATTGGTAGAAGACTGGCCGACCCTTTGGCCGAACTGGTAAAAATTGATGCAAAATCTATCGGTGTCGGACAATATCAACACGATGTAGACCAGACTCAATTAAAAAACGAACTGGATTCAACAGTCATGAAATGCGTAAATTCTGTCGGAATTAATTTAAATACAGCAAGCAAATCTCTGTTAAGCTACGTTTCAGGAATCGGCGAAAAAATGGCCGAAAACATCGTGAATTACCGTGCTGAAAATGGAGCTTTCGAAGACAGAAAGCAATTAAAAAAAGTTCCAAGATTAGGAGAAAAAGCATATCAACAGGCGGCAGCTTTTATCCGGATTACGAATGCGAAAAATCCTTTAGACAATTCTGCCGTTCATCCTGAAGCGTATGGAATTATTGAAAAAATGGCAAAAGATTTAAGTATAAAAACCAATGAACTGATTGCCAATAAAGAAAAAATAGCGCAGATTGATCCTGAAAAATACACCAATGAGACGATTGGTATTTTGGGAATTAAAGATATTTTAAAAGAGCTTGAAAAGCCAGGTTTAGATCCGAGAAAAGCTGCAAAAGTTTTTGAATTTGATCCAAACGTCAAAAGCATCAAAAATCTCAAAACAGGAATGATTCTTCCGGGAATCATCAATAATATCACCGCTTTCGGATGTTTTGTAGACTTAGGGATCAAAGAAAGCGGATTGGTTCATATCTCCCAATTGAAAGAAGGTTATGTTTCTGATGTCAATGAAGTGGTGAAACTTCATCAACACGTTCAGGTAAAAGTGACTGAGGTTGATGAGGCAAGGAAAAGAATTCAACTGAGTATGATTCTGTAA
- a CDS encoding GLPGLI family protein translates to MKKIFLSAFFFASLASNAQAHRFIYDVEYKKDSTQNITTKENYHLDIDLKEIKYYPRDFFVGDSLVTNNLTIPKDSKFNTSSILVHQPGKHKYDDYDILDNIVLKLSSENTQNWKLTNEKKKVRDLNLQKATTTWGGRNWIAWFTAEIPFQEGPYKFHGLPGLIVELYDDQNNYKFELVKNQKLSKPYVNQYISYFTSQSVAVDYDKYRNAKLKYYDSPINALRNNSGGTKSSEEFFLNDGTKVNQSNTREVNERLRESVRKYNNPIELDKAIKYPL, encoded by the coding sequence ATGAAAAAAATCTTTTTATCAGCATTTTTTTTCGCATCATTGGCTTCAAATGCGCAGGCTCACCGCTTTATTTATGATGTAGAGTACAAAAAAGATTCTACACAAAATATTACCACAAAAGAAAATTATCATCTGGATATCGATTTAAAAGAAATAAAATATTATCCACGAGACTTCTTTGTAGGTGATTCTTTGGTTACCAACAATCTTACGATTCCGAAAGATTCGAAATTCAATACATCGAGTATTCTTGTACATCAACCCGGAAAACATAAGTACGATGATTATGATATTCTTGATAATATTGTTCTTAAACTTTCCTCAGAAAACACTCAAAACTGGAAATTGACCAACGAAAAAAAGAAGGTAAGAGATTTAAATTTACAAAAAGCCACAACAACTTGGGGCGGAAGAAATTGGATTGCCTGGTTTACTGCCGAAATTCCTTTTCAGGAAGGGCCATATAAATTTCACGGACTGCCAGGATTGATTGTTGAACTTTATGACGACCAAAACAATTACAAGTTTGAACTGGTGAAAAATCAGAAACTTTCAAAACCTTATGTCAACCAATACATTTCCTATTTTACGTCACAAAGTGTTGCTGTTGATTATGATAAGTACAGAAATGCAAAATTGAAATATTATGATTCTCCGATCAATGCGCTTAGAAATAATTCTGGTGGCACAAAATCGAGTGAAGAATTTTTCCTGAACGACGGAACCAAAGTAAACCAAAGCAATACGCGTGAAGTGAATGAGCGCTTGAGAGAATCTGTAAGAAAATATAATAATCCTATTGAGTTGGATAAAGCGATAAAATATCCTTTGTAA